Below is a genomic region from Alosa sapidissima isolate fAloSap1 chromosome 19, fAloSap1.pri, whole genome shotgun sequence.
TATTTGCAGTAATAAAGTgaagaaatgtaaatgtaacctAAAAGATTAGTGCAAAATTTAAGTGCAAACAGCTTTGCACATAAGTGGCATTTCGCTTTGTTGACATACACCTTAATTAAGTGGAGACACACTTTTTCTTTGGCatttattatataattattattattattattatatattgcaCTATGTGAAGGAACAATACACCTCTCCAGACCACACTACACCCTTTTGCAGGCTGTACAGTGTGTCCTTTGTGTATTGGATAATCACGCCTGACATATGTCGATAATATTGAACCTTGAAATGTAGTCACACACATTTGTCATGTCATTTTTGTGTTAAGACAGTTAAGTTTGATTCTTTCTATGGGAGCTAACCAAAACAAACTCCTCAGCACCAATCGGATCAGAGCCTTTGGGTTGGTGCCCATTGTGTGGGCACACtgtattcttgtgtgtgtgtgtgtgtgtacacacattgttgtcctctctgtgtgtgtgtacacactagGGATGCACAAGCTATCGGTGGGcgatatattattggccgataagtgaaaaaattataatattattgttccgataacagaattccaGCCGATAATTTACGCCAATATTTTTCATAATTCCTAATGTCCCAACTAGACAtacgcagttgaaactaaacaacataagtttccctcacaaaccaTGATTTGGCCGCTATAGCTTTTtcaacacacataggcctagcctactgctaTTTTGTTGACTAACGTCAGGATCACTTAAAGGAGACACATAGGCCTTGGCTACTGCTATTTTGTTGACTGcagtactattgaggactattatgagttctgtccatcattggtgGTAGGTACAATTACTGCAATTACATGATTCTTATTAAATGTCCCTAATTCACTTTTAACAATTTGTCTTAAAGAGTAATATTATGggttatcggtatcggccacaacagactgataaATATTGCTTATCGGTATCAGCCCTAAAGTTccataatctgtgtgtgtgttgggaaatAACTcttgttgtgcgtgtgtgtgtgtgtgtgtgtgtgtgtgtgctttgtgtgtctcaggatctgatggtgtgtgtgtgtgttgtaaaataactcttgttgtgtctgtgtgtctcaggATCTGCTGATGGTGACCTACTTGTCCAACCTGACCCAGGCTCAGATCGCTCTCAACGAGAAACTGGTGATCATGTGATCTCTGGTCATGTGATCTCTGGTCATGTGATCTCTGGTCATGTGATCTCTGGTCATGTGATCTCTGGTCATGTGATCTGTGTGGGTGGAGAGGTGATGGTGGAAGAAGGGGCCTCATATTTAAGCCAGCTTCAGTTTtcatttctgtttcttttctgtTTCTTAATAAATGACAtcggagagtgagtgtgtgttgagtgtgtgtgtttgcgtgctcACGCAGCGTACATCCTTTTCTCTGTGGCCTCCAACCCaaatgtctcacacacacacacacacacacactgctctaccAAACCcaaatgttacacacacacacactgctctaccAAACCcaaatgttacacacacacacacacactgctctaccAAACCcaaatgttacacacacacacacacacacacacacacacacagctctaccAAACCCAAATGTTTCACTTGAAGTCCGCTCTCCTTCAAGCCCAGAGTATATGAGCACAGAAGCCCTAAGTGTTGTGCAGGACCTGCTCTGGATTGGTCAGCATCAATAGGGCCCTTGGTGTGGGATTTCACTGGGATCTCATGGTGGACGGGCGCTGGGAGTGGGTggaggagtgggggtgggggtggtccTGGAGATCCTATTTCATATTGTGCCTCCTCTGGGGAGAAACGTGAGACACACTCCAGAGGGACCATATGCCCGTTTgcacagagggagaaaggggcCATGAGGCATGTGGTGCTCCCGCCCCCCAACATGAGGCATGGCAGTGGTGCTCCCGCCCCCCAACATGAGGCATGGCAGTGGCGCTCCCGCCCCCCAACATGAGGCATGGCAGTGGTGCTCCCGCCCTGACGGCACAGAGCTGTTGCAGACTCTGAGTATGAGCCTCTTCTGTAAGGCCCCTTAGGAACTGACAAGCCGCGGACTATCAGCCTCTTCTGTAAGGCCCCTTAGGAACTGAATTCTGGGCAAATGTTACCCTGGGCCTGGATTCCACATATGTTTTGACCAAATAGCGTCCACACAAATCTCCGAAGTGAAATCAAAGATTCTTTAGAACAAGATTAAGCAGCTTTATTTATAAATACTCGTCAGTATTTATTAAATCGTTTTAATTCTTTGTCTTAGTAGTTGATGATCCCTCAGGATCCCACTGCACAGAAAGAGGTTAAGCAAGTAATGCTATTTCACTACATGCTTTTACTAtctatgagtgtgtgcgagaaataaaaatccttattacacggctcttcagagtgctgcagaaagttccattcacatgaatgggccttcccaacgttcgggcctgtTAAATCTATaaaaatcaccggcaaagtatataatcaccgctgtcaattgcaacgggttgattaacgtctttcatatccctccgcaagaattctgttcgcttattgcaatggaatttcattgaaagggaaagtaagctagtaagacgttgccacgcaacacctgaaactcaagttctatctgtgtggcgaactatttattttgtcagcggaagacacgaaacggtagcaaaatcatgtttaaagattcattgtgttaggtttcttttctcgtttttgcaagtagccgtgtaataagcgggataatgtattgtccgccggtaattatcagaaaataagtcccttcaggtcgaagcaaaacccctccgcgctgttctccctgtcgggacttattttctgataactTGAATCCCTGGAATAAATCCACTCGGTTCACCAACTATCTCAGGTGAAATTTCTGAAACGCCTCCGCCAGGAACTACGTCATCACAGTTGCCACGGTAACGTTAGAAACTGTACCCTCATCTCCATGGAAACAGTGGACACAACAATGAGAAGTCATGAATTGGTGAAGGACGTGCTTGCTTGCGTGTTTTTAGTGAGATTGGCTCTTGTATCTGCTGTACGCATTTCTGAAAAGGCGCCAAGAAGATCACGTATCTGTCACATATTCGTAAAATTAACCAGTTTTGAAATGGATGGTCTGTCATCTATGCAGACTCTCCAAGCACTTTCCTCTTTGTTGTCAAAGCGGGACGAATACGATGATGAAGATTCCGAGGTATGATGAGGGATAAAGCATGGTAGGCTTGCCGTAAAACATTACGGTATTCTAATGGTTTCAACCTTTTGGCGACTTTATTCGACATTTAACGTTAATGTATGTTATCCACACAGATTGTACAGGCCTCAGCTAAACTGTGCCCAGGCAATATCGGGCCTCCTGCTTCTTCACACAAACAGAGCAAGGAAGGTAACTTAACATGAGCCACGCCACCCAACATTTGAATATAGTAGACCTGCATGCTGACTAACATAATTCATAGTTTGGCTCACAAAATTAGGCTAAATTGCATCTCCAATGGGATTCACTGAAAGTTAGATTCCGTTGATCCAGTTTTGTTGTTCAGTTGTGTAGCCTGGCTAAATTATCttaactaactaacttagcCTATTATTCAACTAACTAACCAACCAAACAATCAGCCGACCAGTAATCACCTGACTAACTATTACTAACTATCAATAAATCAATCAACTGATCAACCAGCCATCCAACCAATCAGCCAATTAATCAATAAGTCAGGTAAGCTTTGtatggagaaagagggaagatgCTTTATTTACCATTGCATAATcatgctcaaggtttcttcctggaatatgggagtttttccttgccacagttgccatatggcgtgcttgtggggggtaagagggttaaggctgccagtcttatgacgtcattttctatatttttgatatgttgctgagcatatcataaacagcaaagaaaagtgattgataatgactgactgactactattgtgttacatgcttcaaatgtaaagcactttgagctgcattctgtgtatgaaaggtgctatacaaataaagctttattattattattattattattattattattataatgtttCATTTGGCGGTATGCTCTTGTTTTGGGAGCCCCCTGTCCTTCCATGTGCAAacatgggaagcctaaggcAGGGAGAGCAGCAAGATACACCCCCCATAGTGTACAGAACAAACCAGACATCAATGACAACATTGATAAGTCAGAAGTATGAGGAGGAGGTGGCGTGGAGGTGGGTTGCAAAAGCTTGTAGAGTAGCGGCTGGCAGAGGGTAGACTAAAAGGCAGCTGAAATAGGGCGCTCTGAATGATCTCCGCCAATGACCGAGCAGAGAAGATCAGCTGTGTAATCAGCTGGGTGGTCAGCTGAGCAATCAGCTGTTAAATCAGCTGAGCCGGACAGGGAACTGGCAAGACTCCGTGGCCTGTCTGAACTAACGCTATGCTCCATTTTTGCTACTCCAGAGGATCTTGCAGTGCAACATGCAATAGATAGCATCAATTAgcacccggatctccttatatgggcaaagatggcagctttgggtcctttctgtaggtgaacttcagaggtctatagtgCCAGAAGTGAACACTTGTCGGATGACATTTTTGACAAGGTGGTGGTGGCCAGCTGGGATGCTaactggctgaagctaaccTTCCAAATACTGAGTCCCTGGTAGCTAGGTAACCTGAGGCTAGCTACTGTCCCTCTGGTCAGGTAACCTGAGGCTAGCTACTGACCCTCTGGTCAGGTAACCTGAGGCTAGCTACTGTCCCAGACTCTTGACCTGTGCTGCTCAGGCAGACGGGGGCTAGCTACCGTCCCAGACTCTTGGCCTGTGCTCAGGCAGACGGGGGCTAGCTACTGTCCCAGACTCTTGGACTAGTTGGTCAGCGAGACTCAGTGAGTGtgttaagtatatatacttttatactttttttttgatcccgtgagggaaatttggtctctgcatttaacccaatcggtgttGCCTCTGCAGGATCCTCCGCGTACGCCAAGCAGAACAGCAAAGCCATCTGGGACGAGGACGAGGTTCCTGAAGGGGCGCAGTTTGATGACCTCACAGACCCACGCCCGGAACCTGAGTAtgactgtgtctctgtgtttctaCTGGCGGTCATAGTTACTGTTCATATACGGTAGGCTTAATAACTCTAGGGTGTGTACCtaccttcctctgtgtgtgtgtgtgtgtatgtgaatgcatgattgtgtgtgtgtgtgtgtgtgtatgtgaatgcatgattgtgtgtgtgtgtgtgtgtgtatgtgaatgcatgatcatgtctgtctgtgtgtgtgtgtgtgtgtgtgtgtgtgtgtgtgtgtatgtgaatgcatgattgtgtgtgtgtgtctggatgtgaatgcatgattgtgtctgtgtgtgtgtctgtgtgtgtgtgtgtgtgtgtgtagatatgacATCATTCTGAAGCAGAGTGTTGGCACAGAGGACCTGTTTTTGGGCATGAGCCGTAAAGACCCCTCCTCTATGTGCTGCGAAGGCATGCTGGTAAGATCAACGTAAAAGTActcattgcgtgtgtgtgtgtgtggtgaggtccAACGTTTCTGTGTAGTTGTAACAGTATGTGAACGGTATTTGTTAGGTAATGTgtaatacaaccccaaatcagaaaatgtTGGGATGTTgtataaaatgcaaataaaaacagaatgtgataatatacaagtcttgtaaacccatatttagcagcaaaaaggacatagacaacatatcaaatgttgaaaattaacattttgactatttcatggaaaatatatattcaTTTTGAATATCATGTCAGTAATATGTTGAGACAGGAGCATGTTtgccactgtgctgcttcacctcttcatttaacacaattctgtaatgttaggagaccagttgctagactattgagaatgaaatgttgccCCATACCTGCCCAATATAGGATTTCatttgctcaacagtatgggctATTCTTAATCATGTAATTCATTtcatgatgcacctaatttgacaggtctggactgccaTTTTAGcgcctggactcttcctctatggagaaatactgtttaaattagggctgtcaaaataactgattaatttcgattaattaatttgagaaaaaaatagcgcagattaatcgattccgtatgacctttgaccccgagccgttctagttagtaaccattactgtaaaatgagagaagagaagaaaatgtgctgcctagatcattgattgaaacatttacttttaaaaaatggcctgatggtgttgatttaaaggtgcgatttgtaggattgttaccgaacgttctgcaggccaaaatcaaaacactggtgaacgttctcaagactaccagacgcgagcctcttctgggttgccagatgtaattaagacttagctaacgttagttgacctgcagctgctttaacgtttctccaaccatgacctaGCTACACATTATggaaaatacctctctaaccaacgtaacatatttagctcaagttagcgatgcagataaagtttagcctaggctacctgttgtggagaaatatggccagctctgcgtcagacttgatattcttcgtttgacgaagacgtcaccatctcaggaagctcctccgatgtccacttaatttgtttcttgtttaaattttggaaatttgcctgcctctcgtaggtgttcatgactacaactgacagctgttgacagttggcctttgctaatttggcaacccaaataagaggacgcgctagcccattattaatacgctattctagaatgaatcgttcaaaacataaacgaaaattctaagacattccgccccgtaactcattttttttcatgggttttacgggttagagtaatgttgtcaaataagccattacttcaattcatcgtgtttccttactctctgacaacatatggtgatcatttttggaatggttacagtttattttccattatttcctacatactggacctttaaaataaagtcctctgcaatgtctgcagcaaggaatttgcacaTCACCGGAGTTTGTCagctctaaagtcgcacatcaatggaaagaaatagtgttgacattgaggggagtgttcatttattttcattgtgtcccctaggttatatctgtggtctgaaatgccttgtatgtgaaaaaaacttcttcccgaagcacttttgaatttatttcctcagcatattaggtcatatcatagattattatggccattatttgaacagtgaaaataataataaaagagttttttacACTAGGATTTCTGAactgagtatcaaactgtgctcataggtaatggttatcagaggtcctgagcccatacaataactttctttacagaaacaagTCTCCATCACAGGGGGCAACACCTTACCTGATCACCTGCATTATTAATGTGCAGGTGTGTAGCTCACACAACCCTGTTAGCCTTATCTGTAGCTCTTGGTCATGGTAACCCAGATTTTATGCGGTGTGTTTTTTAGGCCACTCAGTCATGATgaaaatgattgtgtgtgtgtggttgtggtgtgtttgttgGCTACTTGGTCATGGTAAATGGTAAtctgttttgcttgtgtgtgtgtgtgtctgtgtgtgtgtgggtctctatgtgcgtgcgtgtgtgtgggtcaggTGAGGGTGAAGCTTCCAGACACCAAAGCCAGTGAAGTGGTCCTGGACGTTAAAGAGCAGTTCCTGGACCTGCGGACCCCAAAGTAGTAAGATTACAGAGACACCAAatactccaaacacacacacacacacacacacccatacacacactcatatacacacacacacacacacacccatacacacacacacacaaacaccccccccacacacacacacacacacacccatatacacacacacacacccatacacacacacacacacacccatacacacacacacacacacacacacacacccatacacacacatacacacacacacatattaagagAAGAGATCACGTCACTATAGTTACTTTGTAAGAGATCAGGGGCGCCGCTAGGGTTGTATTCCATAGTACACACCATGGCCCAGGCCGctaattaccccccccccccccccgcataaatcaaatcaaatcaaatgaacAGTGGCTACCTAACACGCAGAAGTGTTTCAGGCTTATTAAAAGTTCTGGGATGAGGGGGATTTTTTTGTTAATTCTGGCttctaaacacaccattttaaccTTTACagagctgttttcttttcatgacgagcactacgcttgaatgatttatgactgaatggaacgttttTAAGCTCTCTCCCTGGAactcttcctccatccctccctctctctgcagtaAGCTGGGCCTGCATCTTCCCCAGCCAGTGCACCCGCGTGAGGGGACGGCTCGCTTCATCAGCGAGAGGGCCGAGCTGGAGATCACGCTGCTCATGCATCGACCCATGGACTGCATCAACCTGGcctgagagaggggtggggtggagcagagagatggagagagagagagagagggatggagtgcggcagagagagagagagagggatggagtgaggcagagagggagggagagagggatgggtggggcagagagatggagagagggatggagagagagagggagagagggatggagtgagagagggagagagggatggagtgaggcagagagggagggagagagagatgggtggggcagagagatggagagagagagggatgaggatggGCCGAGGGATGGAGTGAGGGATGAGGATGGGCAGagagattaagagagagagggatgaggatgggcagagggatggagagagagagaggaatggggtggggcagagagagagagagagagagggagagagggatgaggatgggcagagggatggagagagagaggaatggggcagagggatggatggagtgtgtgtgtgtgtggggggggggggttgtgtttcATGCAGACTCTCTTGAGCAAGGCCAGTCCACTGTCAATAGAGCTCCTGGACTAATTACTGGACTGAGTCCATTTGTGTCTGACCAAACCTGTAAACCTGACCGAAATACACAGATACTGTGTAAATCCAAGTTGCTTGtgaaatatgtacattttaataAAGAAAAAACTAAACAAACCATGGTACTGGTTCATATTTTGCTCAGGTGACGTACAAATGATGAGACTGTTAGATTATTAGATATAACCGCATATAAGCGTGCAGGTCACTGGAGGAATTCAGTGATGAACTGGTCGTTTGTTTGTCGTTGTAGTAGGTAGTGGCAGGTACCGAGCGAGCGCGCAGTCCAGCCCTGGCGCAGCTGATGCTCTCGCGGTTGCCACAGCACCGCGCGGGTTACCATGTGACGCATGCGTTCCGCTCCCTACACGATCCTCCGGGGCCATAACAATACGTGCGTCTATATCCCTGCGTTGCTCTCGCACACCCACGCCTTGCTTTCGG
It encodes:
- the dnaaf6 gene encoding protein PIH1D3 isoform X2, producing METVDTTMRSHELVKDVLACVFLVRLALVSAVRISEKAPRRSRICHIFVKLTSFEMDGLSSMQTLQALSSLLSKRDEYDDEDSEIVQASAKLCPGNIGPPASSHKQSKEGSSAYAKQNSKAIWDEDEVPEGAQFDDLTDPRPEPEYDIILKQSVGTEDLFLGMSRKDPSSMCCEGMLVRVKLPDTKASEVVLDVKEQFLDLRTPKYKLGLHLPQPVHPREGTARFISERAELEITLLMHRPMDCINLA
- the dnaaf6 gene encoding protein PIH1D3 isoform X1, translating into METVDTTMRSHELVKDVLACVFLVRLALVSAVRISEKAPRRSRICHIFVKLTSFEMDGLSSMQTLQALSSLLSKRDEYDDEDSEIVQASAKLCPGNIGPPASSHKQSKEGSSAYAKQNSKAIWDEDEVPEGAQFDDLTDPRPEPEYDCVSVFLLAVIVTVHIRYDIILKQSVGTEDLFLGMSRKDPSSMCCEGMLVRVKLPDTKASEVVLDVKEQFLDLRTPKYKLGLHLPQPVHPREGTARFISERAELEITLLMHRPMDCINLA